One genomic window of Devosia salina includes the following:
- a CDS encoding helix-turn-helix transcriptional regulator → MTLKMQGSLSATALGDRLGTTSEAARQQLARLAEEGLVEARSASAGVGRPTQLWSLTPTAQSRFPDTHAALTVQLLDIVRSRLGDDALDAIISVREAETRSAYVAAVEPAPDLKSRVAALAELRSQEGYMAAWTEQPDGSLLLIENHCPICAAATACQGFCRAELEVFRSVLGPDVEVERQDHIVSGGRRCTYSIKAVTHASA, encoded by the coding sequence ATGACCCTCAAGATGCAGGGCTCGCTGTCGGCGACGGCTCTGGGCGACAGGCTGGGGACGACCAGCGAGGCCGCCCGTCAGCAATTGGCGCGGCTGGCCGAGGAAGGCCTGGTCGAGGCGCGCAGCGCGTCGGCGGGTGTGGGGCGGCCGACGCAGCTCTGGAGCCTGACGCCCACGGCCCAGTCCCGTTTCCCCGATACCCATGCCGCCCTGACGGTACAATTGCTCGACATCGTCCGCAGCCGCCTTGGCGATGATGCGCTCGATGCCATCATCTCCGTCCGCGAAGCCGAGACCCGCTCCGCCTATGTGGCGGCCGTCGAGCCGGCGCCCGATCTCAAGTCGCGGGTCGCCGCGCTGGCGGAACTGCGCAGCCAGGAAGGCTATATGGCCGCCTGGACCGAGCAGCCCGATGGCTCCCTGCTGCTGATTGAAAACCATTGCCCCATCTGCGCGGCCGCCACCGCGTGCCAGGGTTTCTGCCGCGCCGAACTCGAAGTGTTCCGCTCCGTGCTCGGCCCCGATGTCGAGGTCGAACGCCAGGATCACATTGTCTCGGGCGGCCGTCGCTGCACCTATTCCATCAAGGCCGTCACCCATGCATCCGCCTGA
- a CDS encoding group III truncated hemoglobin, giving the protein MHPPDRPPVGTQLHRIGWETPEGLDEAMIRAVVDEFYARARRDDLIGPVFNRVIADAEWPAHLDKITDFWSSMLLGTGRYSGRPMPRHMAIPELADAHFMRWLRLFRETVEEICPPDIAALFVERSERIGNSFRMNISMRRGEDITRLGPLQREGSPGWKPPA; this is encoded by the coding sequence ATGCATCCGCCTGATCGTCCGCCCGTTGGCACGCAATTGCATCGGATCGGCTGGGAGACGCCGGAGGGGCTCGACGAAGCCATGATCCGCGCCGTGGTCGACGAATTCTATGCCAGGGCGCGCCGTGACGATCTCATCGGCCCGGTGTTCAATCGCGTCATTGCCGATGCCGAATGGCCCGCCCATCTCGACAAGATCACCGACTTCTGGAGCTCCATGCTGCTCGGCACCGGACGCTATTCCGGCCGCCCCATGCCCCGGCACATGGCCATCCCCGAACTGGCCGATGCCCATTTCATGCGCTGGCTGCGCCTGTTCCGCGAAACGGTGGAAGAAATCTGTCCGCCCGATATTGCGGCTCTCTTTGTCGAGCGCTCCGAGCGCATCGGCAACTCCTTCCGCATGAATATCTCGATGCGCCGTGGCGAGGACATCACCCGGCTCGGCCCGCTGCAGCGTGAAGGATCGCCAGGCTGGAAGCCGCCCGCCTGA